One segment of Roseofilum casamattae BLCC-M143 DNA contains the following:
- the ribH gene encoding 6,7-dimethyl-8-ribityllumazine synthase, whose translation MTVFEGTFTQTEGLRFAIVIGRFNDLVTGKLLSGCQDCLKRHGVDVDPQGTQVDYAWVPGSFEIALVTKRLAESKQYDAIICLGAVIRGDTPHFDYVAAEVAKGVAAVGLQTGTPTIFGVLTTDTMQQALERAGIKSNLGWNYGMNALEMAALMRQMP comes from the coding sequence ATGACCGTTTTTGAGGGAACATTTACCCAAACCGAAGGACTGCGATTTGCGATCGTTATCGGTCGCTTTAATGACCTAGTCACCGGTAAACTCTTATCGGGATGTCAAGATTGCCTGAAACGACACGGCGTTGATGTCGATCCGCAAGGAACTCAAGTCGATTATGCTTGGGTTCCCGGTAGCTTTGAAATCGCCCTCGTCACGAAACGACTAGCAGAGTCCAAACAATACGATGCAATTATCTGTTTGGGTGCTGTCATTCGCGGCGACACTCCCCACTTCGATTATGTGGCCGCCGAAGTCGCCAAAGGAGTTGCCGCCGTTGGTTTGCAAACCGGAACCCCCACGATTTTTGGCGTTCTGACCACAGACACCATGCAACAGGCCTTAGAACGGGCTGGAATCAAAAGTAACTTGGGTTGGAACTATGGTATGAATGCCCTAGAAATGGCTGCGCTCATGCGGCAGATGCCATAA
- a CDS encoding 30S ribosomal protein S1, whose amino-acid sequence MVNQELTATDIGFTHEDFAALLDKYDYHFSPGDTVAGTVFSLEPRGALIDIGAKTAAYIPIQEMSINRIDTPDEVLQSNETREFFILTDENEDGQLTLSIRRIEYMRAWERVRQLQAEDATVRAQVFATNRGGALVRIEGLRGFIPGSHISTRKPKEDLMGEELPLKFLEVDEDRNRLVLSHRRALVERKMNRLEVGEVVLGMVRGLKPYGAFIDIGGVSGLLHISEISHDHIDTPHSVFNVNDEIKVMIIDLDAERGRISLSTKQLEPEPGDMVKNPDLVYDKAEEMAERYRQKLRAQAEGIELPVEGETAAPEATDDDQEQAEVAEEAVEEAVEAVEENAPTSEVEVSAEESEDEMAAADEPEVVAEPVEEELATAE is encoded by the coding sequence ATGGTCAATCAGGAATTAACGGCTACAGACATTGGTTTTACCCACGAAGATTTTGCTGCACTGCTAGATAAATACGATTATCATTTTAGCCCCGGCGATACCGTAGCCGGTACCGTATTCAGTCTGGAGCCAAGGGGCGCTCTGATTGACATCGGCGCAAAAACCGCAGCATACATCCCCATTCAGGAGATGTCGATTAATCGGATTGATACCCCAGATGAGGTATTGCAATCCAACGAAACTCGGGAATTTTTCATTCTGACCGATGAGAATGAAGACGGTCAACTTACTCTGTCCATTCGTCGCATTGAATACATGCGCGCTTGGGAGCGGGTCCGTCAGTTGCAAGCTGAAGATGCTACCGTCAGAGCGCAAGTGTTTGCCACCAACCGAGGAGGCGCCCTAGTTAGAATCGAAGGCCTGCGCGGTTTTATTCCCGGCTCGCACATCAGCACTCGCAAACCGAAAGAAGACTTAATGGGCGAAGAGCTTCCCCTAAAATTTCTCGAGGTCGATGAAGACCGCAACCGCCTCGTTCTCAGCCACCGCCGTGCCTTAGTCGAGCGCAAGATGAACCGTTTAGAAGTAGGCGAAGTCGTTCTCGGTATGGTTCGCGGACTCAAACCCTACGGAGCTTTCATCGATATCGGTGGCGTCAGCGGTCTGCTGCACATTTCCGAAATTTCCCACGACCATATCGATACGCCGCATAGCGTCTTCAATGTCAATGACGAGATCAAAGTGATGATCATCGACTTGGATGCAGAGCGCGGACGCATCTCCCTCTCCACCAAGCAGTTAGAACCCGAACCGGGAGATATGGTGAAAAATCCCGATCTGGTCTATGACAAAGCTGAGGAAATGGCCGAGCGCTATCGTCAGAAACTGCGCGCCCAAGCTGAAGGCATTGAACTTCCTGTAGAGGGAGAAACCGCTGCCCCCGAAGCCACTGACGACGACCAAGAACAAGCTGAAGTCGCCGAAGAGGCCGTTGAAGAGGCCGTTGAAGCGGTTGAGGAGAATGCTCCTACTAGCGAAGTCGAAGTCTCTGCTGAAGAGTCTGAGGATGAGATGGCTGCTGCCGACGAACCTGAAGTTGTTGCCGAACCTGTGGAGGAAGAGTTAGCAACGGCTGAATAA
- a CDS encoding HAD family hydrolase, with the protein MVTVICGNSRFADITAILLDKDGTLARSEPFLQHLARERARLIEARVPGVGDAILTAFGADENGINPAGLTAVGSPQENAIAAAAYIAQTGRDWLECLQIAQQAFDEANRLMGEKAEETQLLPGVAEVLQQMKQYGLKLAVVSSDINENIHKFLQRYQLADSIDWVQGAQDHLKKPDPQVFWTACEKLGVRPEQTLMVGDSPGDFTMAREAKAAGSIGVSWGWSLPPNLKAADVAIARLDEIQLI; encoded by the coding sequence GTGGTAACTGTTATCTGTGGTAATTCCCGGTTTGCGGATATTACTGCTATTTTGTTGGATAAAGATGGAACCTTGGCTCGCTCGGAGCCGTTTCTACAGCATCTAGCTCGGGAGAGAGCGCGGTTAATTGAGGCTCGAGTCCCTGGAGTTGGAGATGCAATACTGACAGCCTTTGGCGCGGACGAAAACGGGATTAATCCGGCAGGGTTGACAGCGGTGGGCAGTCCCCAAGAAAATGCGATCGCCGCCGCCGCTTATATTGCTCAAACCGGACGAGACTGGCTCGAATGCTTGCAGATTGCCCAACAGGCTTTTGATGAGGCCAACCGCTTAATGGGGGAGAAAGCCGAGGAAACTCAGTTATTGCCTGGAGTTGCTGAGGTTTTGCAACAGATGAAGCAGTATGGTTTAAAACTGGCTGTGGTTTCTTCCGATATTAACGAAAATATCCACAAGTTTCTGCAACGCTATCAGTTAGCCGACTCTATCGATTGGGTGCAAGGGGCGCAAGACCATCTAAAAAAACCCGACCCGCAAGTATTCTGGACCGCGTGCGAGAAACTGGGAGTGCGGCCGGAGCAAACATTAATGGTGGGAGACTCCCCCGGAGATTTTACCATGGCGCGAGAGGCGAAAGCGGCTGGAAGCATTGGCGTGTCTTGGGGCTGGAGCCTTCCGCCCAACCTGAAAGCTGCTGATGTGGCGATCGCCAGATTAGACGAAATTCAGCTCATCTGA
- the metK gene encoding methionine adenosyltransferase, with protein sequence MVRSYLFTSESVTEGHPDKICDQISDTIIDALLAGDPASRVAAEVAVNTGLVLITGEITSQAQVNYIDLARKKIAEIGYVHAEGGFTSNSCSVLVALDAQSPDIAQGVDAAAEQREMSSEERYDSTGAGDQGLMFGFACNETPELMPLPISLAHRMARRLAAVRKTGQLAYLRPDGKTQVTVAYENDKPVGIDTVLISTQHASSIGDLTDNTEIQAKIKADLWEAVVLPVFSDLEIKPDDNTKYFVNPTGKFVVGGPQGDAGLTGRKIIVDTYGGYSRHGGGAFSGKDPTKVDRSAAYACRYAAKNIVAAGLADKCEVQLSYAIGVARPMSVMVETFGTAKVDEEQLLEAAKKTFEFRPAGIIDTLGLRTLPQERGGRFYQEVAAYGHFGRNDLDLPWERTDKVDALKEALKQVTTA encoded by the coding sequence TTGGTTCGTAGCTATCTATTTACCTCAGAGTCCGTTACAGAAGGACATCCTGACAAAATTTGCGATCAAATTTCCGATACGATTATCGATGCCCTTCTCGCTGGAGACCCTGCGAGTCGAGTAGCTGCGGAAGTTGCTGTGAATACGGGTTTGGTTCTCATCACCGGAGAAATCACCTCCCAAGCTCAAGTTAATTATATTGACTTAGCTCGGAAAAAAATTGCCGAAATTGGCTATGTTCATGCTGAAGGTGGCTTCACCAGCAACAGTTGCTCCGTATTAGTTGCTCTCGATGCCCAATCTCCCGACATCGCCCAAGGGGTAGATGCTGCCGCAGAACAGCGGGAAATGTCTAGCGAAGAGCGCTATGATTCTACTGGAGCTGGCGACCAAGGCCTCATGTTTGGCTTTGCTTGCAACGAAACTCCGGAACTGATGCCGTTGCCCATTAGTTTGGCACACCGCATGGCTCGCCGGTTAGCCGCCGTTCGGAAAACCGGACAATTGGCTTACTTGCGTCCGGATGGTAAAACTCAGGTTACCGTTGCTTACGAAAATGATAAACCCGTCGGTATCGATACGGTTTTGATTTCGACGCAACATGCTTCGAGTATTGGCGACTTAACCGATAATACCGAGATTCAAGCGAAGATCAAAGCAGATTTATGGGAAGCGGTTGTTCTTCCCGTCTTCTCCGATCTCGAGATTAAGCCCGATGATAATACTAAATATTTTGTTAATCCTACCGGTAAATTTGTCGTCGGCGGCCCGCAAGGAGATGCTGGACTGACGGGGCGGAAAATTATCGTTGATACTTATGGTGGATATTCTCGCCATGGTGGCGGTGCGTTCTCCGGTAAAGATCCCACAAAAGTAGACCGCTCGGCTGCTTATGCTTGTCGCTATGCTGCGAAAAATATTGTTGCCGCAGGATTAGCGGATAAGTGCGAAGTCCAATTGAGTTATGCGATCGGGGTTGCTCGTCCGATGAGCGTTATGGTCGAAACCTTTGGTACGGCTAAAGTTGATGAAGAACAACTGTTAGAAGCGGCGAAGAAGACCTTTGAGTTCCGTCCGGCAGGGATTATTGATACTCTAGGTTTGCGCACTCTGCCTCAAGAGCGCGGCGGACGTTTCTATCAAGAAGTTGCTGCATACGGTCATTTTGGACGTAACGATTTGGATCTGCCTTGGGAGAGAACTGATAAGGTTGATGCTCTGAAGGAAGCTCTGAAACAAGTTACAACGGCATAA
- a CDS encoding AAC(3)-I family aminoglycoside N-acetyltransferase: METTDKIIIGHLCADDIELMRALLRVFGRAFEQEEVYSSTPPTTAYLRKLLNRDYFIVLVALRQGQVIAGLTAYELHKFERERSEIYIYDLAVSEPYRRQGIATALIDELKNIASDRGAYVIFVQADYGDDPAINLYTKLGVREDVLHFDIPVSGLNN, encoded by the coding sequence ATGGAAACAACGGACAAGATTATCATTGGGCATCTTTGCGCAGACGATATAGAACTGATGAGAGCGTTGCTTCGAGTATTTGGCCGTGCATTCGAGCAAGAAGAGGTTTACAGCAGCACTCCACCAACAACAGCTTATTTGCGCAAGCTACTGAATCGAGATTATTTTATCGTACTGGTTGCTCTGCGACAGGGGCAAGTTATTGCGGGTTTAACCGCATACGAACTGCATAAATTTGAACGAGAACGCAGCGAGATTTATATTTATGATTTAGCCGTATCGGAGCCATATCGCCGTCAAGGCATTGCAACAGCGTTGATTGACGAGCTGAAGAACATTGCCAGCGATCGCGGTGCTTATGTTATTTTCGTGCAAGCCGACTACGGCGACGATCCTGCCATTAATTTATATACTAAACTCGGAGTCCGCGAAGATGTCTTGCACTTCGATATTCCGGTTTCAGGACTTAATAACTAA
- a CDS encoding lipid-A-disaccharide synthase-related protein, with translation MRLLCLSNGHGEDAIATRIIHQLLNLPDPPEINALPLVGEGQAYIDAKIPIIGPVKSMPSGGFIYMDGRQLAQDVRGGLLQLAWQQYKTIRAWAKDGGTVLAVGDLVPLLFAWLSGLDYGFVATAKSEYWIRDEAGPLPGSFTQGWSGSVYLPWERWLMGRKKCKAVFPRDRLTAETLQEYSLPIFDLGNPMMDDLQNPATDSDDAGDERRSLCFLLLPGSRTGEAYSNWEILLTAIAQILGEPKPFPILHRPVEFLGAISPGLSIETFGQILESYGWRRSAEPEENATESICYTLGNGTLFLSQNSYAQYLHRADVALAMAGTATEQFVGLGKPAIAIPGSGPQFTPEFARVQAKLLGPSLILVDNPRAVPSTLQEVLQDPDRLQLIYANGRRRMGLPGAAERIALCCQEKFWAIGG, from the coding sequence ATGCGACTCCTGTGCTTGAGCAACGGCCACGGTGAAGATGCGATCGCCACTCGCATCATACACCAACTGCTCAACCTGCCCGACCCTCCGGAAATAAATGCTCTCCCCCTCGTTGGTGAAGGACAAGCCTACATTGATGCCAAGATCCCAATTATCGGTCCGGTAAAATCCATGCCTTCTGGAGGCTTTATCTATATGGACGGTCGCCAGTTAGCGCAAGATGTGCGCGGCGGACTGTTGCAACTGGCCTGGCAGCAGTATAAAACGATTCGGGCTTGGGCAAAAGATGGAGGAACGGTCTTAGCCGTTGGCGATCTCGTTCCTTTGCTCTTTGCTTGGTTAAGCGGTCTCGACTACGGCTTTGTGGCGACGGCGAAGTCAGAATATTGGATACGAGACGAAGCCGGCCCCCTACCGGGAAGCTTTACGCAAGGATGGTCTGGCTCCGTATATTTGCCCTGGGAGCGGTGGCTAATGGGACGCAAAAAATGCAAAGCTGTTTTTCCTCGCGATCGCCTTACCGCCGAAACCCTACAAGAATACTCCCTTCCCATCTTCGATTTAGGCAATCCAATGATGGACGACCTACAAAACCCGGCAACCGATAGCGACGATGCTGGGGATGAAAGGCGATCGCTCTGCTTCCTTCTGCTTCCCGGTTCTCGCACGGGAGAAGCTTATTCCAACTGGGAGATTCTTCTGACAGCGATCGCGCAGATCCTCGGAGAACCCAAACCGTTTCCCATTCTGCATCGTCCGGTAGAATTTCTCGGCGCAATTTCCCCCGGACTGAGTATTGAAACCTTCGGACAAATCCTCGAATCCTACGGATGGCGGCGCAGCGCAGAACCGGAAGAGAATGCCACGGAGTCAATTTGCTATACCTTGGGTAATGGTACCCTCTTTCTCAGTCAAAACTCCTACGCCCAATACTTGCACCGTGCCGACGTTGCCCTGGCCATGGCCGGAACTGCTACCGAGCAATTTGTCGGTTTGGGAAAACCGGCGATCGCCATTCCCGGCAGCGGCCCTCAATTTACCCCTGAATTCGCCCGCGTACAAGCCAAACTCCTCGGTCCCTCACTCATCCTCGTAGATAACCCCAGAGCCGTCCCCAGCACCCTGCAAGAGGTTCTCCAAGACCCCGATCGCCTACAGCTTATCTATGCCAACGGACGCCGGCGTATGGGGCTGCCAGGAGCCGCAGAACGCATCGCCCTTTGCTGCCAAGAAAAATTTTGGGCGATCGGTGGTTAA
- a CDS encoding PAS domain S-box protein, translated as MDFHPLTVDPKMRLSEAIAYIYSSSHPESGQPCDSFVLVTQNRRLLGVLYLYDLLRSSALSQTDGEPHVEDLMHPVEVTLTIPEGKNISEVYSPSAAMALLQEQQLQYLPAIDSDGCLIGVVTPATLVHDWQSSPPAETDESEFSISPNTSVSLPSEITSRPRQTNFDRTFAQAAIGMAHIDLQGNFIEVNQQFCQLIGYSHAELIHRSFFELMVPQKLQLQNNYDYAKVTERYLDRLLSGKLPFITIENIYINQTGTQIWVNITVSLVRTDTGEPDYFVSVIEDISDRKLLEQKLHTSEAEMRSVFAAMTQIVLAIDAEAEVIKVSPTCPALTYNNEVDLIGEIINQVIYGSYRPTLLAYLNQVISTQNSINFEYQLTIENQIYWFAATLSPMSSRRAILVALDITSRKEQEERLRLLQRSVEISDNGIIISDAQRPNLPILYVNPAFERITGYSAQESINQRFLFIYEDFIDLQIFSEVNHAIREGKYYQLCLQTYRKDGTTFCSELSLYPLRDRCGTLTHYVGLQLDITERIAASEALKKSEERWQLALQSNNDGIYDWNLETDTIFYSARWKQMLGFSESEISDRPSEWMTRLHPDDFENVMFANVRHLGDKHQPLFTSEYRMRCKDGTYKWILDRGQILYDEKGEEVRIIGSYTDITDRKQSEEKLRESQQRLEFLVDRTPLGVIEWSIDWTIIEWNKAAEAIFGYRRPEVLSSPHSFELLFSPEHNDRVQDFISSLESEDDTTYLVCDNITRDGQSIICEWYNTILMDRQGNIIGYASMIADISDRKQAELALIQAKEAAESANQAKSQFLANMSHELRTPLNAILGFTQLIDRSPNLDPVHRNQLQIINRSGEHLLSLINDILEMSKIEAGRITLNPSIFNLWILLETLQEMLSIKAEGKGLTLQAIRSPQVPECIYGDESKLRQVLLNLLGNAIKFTDRGEVRLFVSAIPALNETLPYDSPAGNGLSPSSLRLRFTIADTGPGIEEDDLNTLFEPFVQTAIGRKSQQGTGLGLPISRQFVRLMGGEIQVFSRVGVGTQFTFDVLLKEAIEPNPNIGISSRITHLAPDQPSYRVLVVDDALENRLLLESLLKTVGFEVAVAGNGEEAIAVWEHWHPHLIWMDIRMPVMDGLQATKHIKSHPQGKSTPIIALTASAFEEERQQILQVGCDDFMSKPFQEQELLEKMAKHLGVSYSFGYPDEVARCLVHPSAFSPGELDASLNWNIMPKEWLNSVYQAAIEADGELILELLDRVHPKEKKIMTYLSKCVNNFEFEVITECLSSILI; from the coding sequence ATGGATTTCCACCCTCTAACAGTAGATCCGAAGATGCGACTGTCAGAGGCCATAGCCTATATCTATTCCTCATCTCATCCAGAATCAGGACAACCTTGCGACTCCTTCGTCCTCGTTACCCAGAACCGACGCTTATTAGGCGTATTATATCTGTACGACCTCCTGCGCTCTTCAGCCCTTTCCCAAACGGATGGAGAGCCTCATGTCGAAGATCTCATGCATCCAGTTGAGGTCACCTTAACTATTCCAGAGGGGAAGAACATTAGCGAAGTTTACTCCCCTTCGGCAGCGATGGCCCTGTTGCAAGAACAACAACTCCAGTACTTACCGGCGATCGACTCCGATGGCTGCTTAATAGGTGTCGTAACTCCAGCAACTTTAGTCCATGACTGGCAAAGTTCTCCTCCCGCAGAGACTGATGAGTCGGAATTCTCGATCTCGCCGAATACCAGCGTATCATTGCCATCAGAAATAACATCTCGCCCCCGACAAACTAACTTCGATCGCACATTTGCGCAAGCGGCTATTGGCATGGCCCATATCGATCTACAAGGCAATTTTATCGAAGTCAATCAGCAATTTTGCCAGCTCATCGGCTATTCCCATGCCGAGTTAATCCACCGTTCCTTTTTTGAACTGATGGTTCCGCAAAAACTGCAATTGCAAAATAATTATGATTATGCCAAGGTAACCGAGCGTTATTTGGATCGTCTCTTAAGCGGTAAATTACCGTTCATTACTATAGAAAATATCTATATCAATCAAACCGGCACGCAAATTTGGGTGAATATCACTGTTTCTTTAGTGCGCACTGATACTGGAGAGCCAGACTATTTTGTCAGTGTAATTGAAGATATTAGCGATCGCAAACTCCTCGAACAAAAACTCCATACGTCCGAAGCCGAGATGCGATCGGTCTTTGCGGCAATGACTCAGATTGTCTTGGCGATCGATGCAGAAGCTGAAGTCATTAAAGTTTCTCCAACTTGCCCGGCCTTAACTTACAATAACGAGGTCGATCTGATTGGTGAAATCATTAACCAAGTTATTTATGGCTCCTATCGCCCCACCTTGCTTGCTTACCTCAACCAGGTAATTAGCACCCAAAATAGTATTAACTTTGAGTATCAACTAACCATTGAGAATCAAATCTATTGGTTTGCCGCCACCTTATCGCCAATGTCCTCCAGGCGAGCTATTCTGGTGGCGCTAGATATTACGAGCCGCAAAGAACAAGAAGAACGATTACGGCTGCTGCAACGGTCGGTAGAAATCTCTGATAATGGCATTATTATTAGCGATGCACAAAGACCGAATCTGCCCATCCTCTATGTGAATCCTGCCTTTGAACGGATTACTGGGTATAGCGCGCAAGAGTCAATTAACCAACGGTTTCTCTTTATTTATGAAGACTTTATCGATTTGCAAATTTTTTCGGAAGTGAACCATGCCATTCGTGAAGGCAAATATTACCAACTCTGCCTGCAAACCTATCGTAAAGATGGGACAACATTCTGTAGCGAACTATCTTTATATCCCCTGCGCGATCGCTGCGGTACCTTAACCCATTATGTCGGACTGCAACTCGACATTACCGAGAGAATTGCGGCATCAGAAGCATTAAAAAAGAGCGAAGAGCGATGGCAATTAGCTCTACAAAGTAATAATGATGGTATTTATGATTGGAATCTAGAAACCGATACTATTTTTTATTCCGCTCGTTGGAAACAAATGTTAGGCTTTTCCGAATCAGAAATTAGCGATCGTCCCTCAGAATGGATGACCCGGTTGCATCCCGATGATTTTGAAAATGTGATGTTCGCCAATGTACGCCACCTGGGTGACAAACATCAGCCTCTGTTTACCTCAGAATATCGAATGCGATGTAAAGATGGGACGTATAAATGGATTTTAGACCGAGGGCAGATTCTGTACGATGAAAAAGGAGAAGAAGTTCGGATTATCGGCTCGTACACGGATATTACCGATCGCAAACAATCTGAGGAAAAATTGCGCGAGTCTCAGCAGCGGCTCGAATTTCTCGTCGATCGCACCCCCCTAGGGGTTATCGAATGGTCAATTGATTGGACAATTATTGAGTGGAATAAAGCTGCCGAAGCTATTTTCGGTTATCGTCGTCCGGAAGTTTTATCATCTCCTCATAGTTTTGAACTATTATTCTCTCCCGAACATAACGACCGAGTTCAAGACTTTATTTCCAGCTTAGAATCAGAAGATGACACGACCTACCTGGTCTGCGATAATATCACTCGCGACGGACAATCGATTATCTGTGAATGGTATAATACAATTCTGATGGATCGCCAAGGTAATATTATTGGCTATGCCTCGATGATTGCCGATATTAGCGATCGCAAGCAAGCCGAGTTAGCCTTAATTCAGGCTAAAGAAGCTGCTGAGTCTGCCAATCAAGCCAAAAGTCAGTTTTTAGCGAACATGAGCCACGAACTGCGCACCCCTTTAAATGCAATTCTTGGCTTTACTCAGCTCATCGATCGCAGCCCTAATCTCGATCCGGTTCATCGCAACCAACTGCAGATTATTAATCGCAGCGGAGAACATTTACTCTCCTTGATTAACGACATTTTAGAAATGTCGAAAATTGAAGCCGGTCGCATTACTCTCAATCCATCCATTTTCAATCTCTGGATTTTGTTAGAAACCTTGCAAGAAATGCTCTCGATTAAAGCAGAAGGAAAAGGACTAACCTTGCAAGCCATTCGCAGTCCTCAAGTGCCCGAATGTATTTATGGAGATGAAAGTAAACTACGCCAAGTCTTGTTAAATCTGTTAGGCAACGCCATTAAGTTTACCGACCGGGGTGAAGTGCGATTATTTGTATCTGCAATACCTGCCTTGAATGAAACACTCCCTTACGATAGTCCTGCTGGCAATGGTTTGAGTCCTTCTTCCTTGCGACTGCGATTTACCATAGCCGATACGGGTCCGGGTATTGAAGAAGACGATCTCAATACCCTATTTGAACCGTTCGTGCAAACCGCCATCGGACGAAAATCCCAACAAGGAACCGGATTGGGTTTACCCATTAGTCGCCAATTTGTCCGACTGATGGGAGGAGAAATTCAAGTGTTTTCGCGCGTGGGAGTGGGGACGCAATTCACCTTTGATGTGCTTCTCAAAGAAGCGATTGAGCCGAATCCTAACATTGGTATCTCCAGTCGGATTACTCATCTCGCTCCCGATCAACCGAGCTACCGCGTTCTCGTTGTCGATGATGCTCTAGAAAACCGCCTGTTGTTGGAAAGTTTGCTGAAAACTGTTGGGTTTGAAGTTGCTGTGGCCGGTAATGGGGAAGAAGCGATCGCCGTTTGGGAACATTGGCATCCCCATTTAATTTGGATGGATATTCGGATGCCAGTGATGGACGGACTGCAAGCAACCAAGCATATTAAATCTCATCCTCAAGGGAAATCTACTCCAATTATTGCCCTAACTGCTAGTGCATTTGAAGAAGAACGCCAGCAAATTTTGCAGGTAGGATGCGATGATTTTATGAGCAAACCGTTCCAAGAGCAAGAACTCTTAGAAAAAATGGCGAAGCATTTAGGGGTCTCTTATTCCTTTGGGTATCCGGACGAAGTAGCTCGGTGTTTGGTTCATCCCAGTGCTTTCTCTCCAGGCGAACTCGATGCTTCCCTAAACTGGAATATAATGCCCAAAGAGTGGTTGAATTCCGTCTATCAAGCAGCAATTGAAGCGGATGGAGAGTTGATTTTAGAACTGCTAGATCGGGTTCATCCTAAAGAGAAAAAAATAATGACCTACCTGAGTAAATGCGTAAATAATTTCGAGTTTGAAGTTATTACTGAATGCCTCAGCTCCATATTAATCTAA